The following proteins come from a genomic window of Hoplias malabaricus isolate fHopMal1 chromosome 15, fHopMal1.hap1, whole genome shotgun sequence:
- the LOC136668053 gene encoding olfactory receptor 52D1-like, with translation MENLTFNSPLLNMEGLVVSGHYIYPTFLFFLVVYVVIMVSNIGIILLITMKSGLHEPMYFLFCNLPFNDVFGNTIIVPRLMMDLFQPVSERYISYIDCVTQAFCYHTYAAASHTILMVMAFDRYVAISLTIRLNHCGTRIANPFCDTASLFKLSCQNPYINSIYGLVYTALLLGSSMGCIVITYAKIAAVCLTTKNKSLNSKAVKTCSTHLTVYLIMWISGFTMIILHRFSGVEDYRKGAALLFHVGPGILNPVIYALQTTEIRHAVLKILPSKIWHLNEDFKGPLSPSL, from the exons ATGGAAAACCTAACATTTAATAGCCCTCTTTTAAATATGGAGGGACTTGTTGTCTCTGGGCATTATATTTATCCTACATTTCTATTTTTCCTGGTTGTTTATGTGGTCATTATGGTGTCTAACATTGGAATCATTCTGCTAATAACAATGAAAAGTGGTCTACATGAACCTATGTATTTTCTCTTCTGTAACCTTCCCTTTAATGATGTGTTTGGAAACACCATTATTGTCCCTCGGTTAATGATGGACCTTTTTCAGCCAGTGTCTGAACGTTACATCAGTTATATAGATTGTGTTACGCAAGCTTTCTGCTACCACACATACGCTGCTGCTTCTCATACTATTCTCATGGTTATGGCCTTTGACAGATATGTTGCCATTT CTCTTACAATAAGATTGAATCACTGTGGAACACGAATAGCAAATCCGTTCTGTGATACTGCTTCACTCTTCAAACTGTCATGTCAGAATCCGTATATTAATAGCATATATGGGCTTGTGTATACAGCACTTTTACTTGGCTCTTCAATGGGGTGCATTGTAATTACATATGCCAAAATAGCAGCTGTCTGCCTCACTACTAAAAACAAATCTCTGAACAGCAAGGCTGTGAAAACCTGCAGCACACACTTGACTGTCTATTTGATTATGTGGATATCTGGTTTTACTATGATCATACTCCATCGTTTCTCTGGTGTTGAAGACTATAGGAAAGGGGCGGCGCTGTTGTTCCATGTTGGCCCAGGAATTCTCAATCCTGTCATATATGCCTTGCAAACTACTGAGATACGACATGCTGTATTAAAAATTCTACCCTCAAAAATATGGCACCTTAATGAGGATTTTAAAGGACCTCTTTCACCATCTTTATAA
- the LOC136668463 gene encoding olfactory receptor 1500-like, translated as MENMTFNSLILQLEGLVVPEQFLYPTFIFFLIFYVLIMVTNTGIVLLITLERNLHEPMYILFCNLPFNDVIGNSITIPRLLVDLLRPASVRSISYTECVFQAFCTHMYATASHTILMIMAFDRYVAICNPLHYTTIMTTKMVAKLSISAWSAAIFLVGILLGLTIRLNRCGTIIANPFCDNASLFKLSCENPYINNIYGLAYTVVLLLSSMGSIVLTYSKITAICLTSKNHTLNSKALKTCSTHLAVYLIMLLSGFLIIILHRFPNVADYRKLSALLFHVVPGLLNPAVYALQSREIRHVMIKILKTKKVKP; from the coding sequence ATGGAAAACATGACATTTAATAGTCTCATTCTACAATTGGAAGGACTGGTGGTCCCAGAACAGTTTTTGTATCCTACATTTATATTCTTCTTGATTTTCTATGTACTTATTATGGTTACCAACACTGGAATTGTCTTGCTTATTACTCTGGAAAGAAATTTACATGAGCCTATGTATATTCTCTTCTGCAACCTTCCCTTTAATGATGTGATTGGAAATTCCATCACAATCCCCCGTTTGCTTGTGGACCTTTTAAGGCCAGCATCTGTACGCTCTATCAGTtacactgaatgtgtttttcaAGCCTTCTGTACTCACATGTATGCAACTGCTTCTCACACTATACTGATGATTATGGCTTTTGACAGGTATGTTGCCATATGCAACCCATTGCACTACACAACTATTATGACTACTAAAATGGTGGCTAAACTTAGCATATCAGCTTGGAGTGCTGCAATATTCCTTGTAGGAATTTTATTAGGTCTCACCATAAGGCTCAATCGCTGTGGAACAATCATAGCAAATCCATTTTGTGATAATGCATCACTGTTTAAACTGTCTTGTGAGAACCcttatattaataacatttatggCCTGGCTTATACTGTCGTTCTACTTTTATCTTCCATGGGAAGCATTGTACTTACATATTCTAAAATAACAGCCATATGCCTTACTAGTAAGAACCATACGTTGAACAGCAAAGCTCTGAAAACATGCAGCACACACTTGGCTGTCTATTTGATAATGTTGCTATCTGGATTTCTCATCATCATACTGCACCGGTTCCCCAATGTTGCAGACTACAGGAAACTCTCTGCATTGCTTTTCCACGTCGTCCCAGGCCTTCTGAACCCAGCTGTGTATGCACTGCAGTCTAGAGAGATCAGACatgttatgattaaaatactgaaaacaaaGAAGGTAAAGCCATAA
- the LOC136667958 gene encoding olfactory receptor 52K2-like, which yields MQSNSSSISLLLRMESLDIPQTGILPTFIMGVIAYCLILSCNLTILLTIALYHNLHKPMYILLFNLPINDLMGATALFPQLIATIHLQNRSISLPACVFQALVVHLYCGGALIILTVMAYDRYVAICQPLSYHAIMTPGNLKRMIVGIWVTDVALIGTLFLMLTPFSFCQTVIADMYYNNPSIMKLICDNTAVNNGYGLFLSVFLQGVSTIVVIYTYIQILKTCLFNKQTDTKSKAIRTCATHLVVFIVFQATTIFSVLSHRFSQVSPYLRRSVGISILVFPPILNPLIYGLNTKEIRDKLLFLFNSNKISCRK from the coding sequence ATGCAATCAAACTCTTCTAGCATTTCTTTGCTTTTGCGCATGGAATCTCTGGACATCCCTCAAACTGGTATCTTGCCCACTTTTATAATGGGGGTCATTGCCTACTGTTTAATCCTCTCCTGCAACCTCACAATTTTGCTGACCATAGCCCTGTACCACAATCTCCACAAGCCTATGTACATTCTTCTTTTCAATCTGCCAATCAATGATTTGATGGGTGCGACAGCTCTCTTTCCACAGCTCATTGCCACCATCCACTTGCAGAACCGCAGCATCTCCCTCCCAGCATGTGTGTTCCAGGCTTTGGTGGTTCACCTCTACTGCGGTGGAGCTCTCATCATCCTTACTGTCATGGCTTATGATCGCTATGTAGCCATCTGCCAGCCACTGAGTTACCATGCTATTATGACCCCTGGCAACTTGAAGAGGATGATTGTGGGCATATGGGTTACTGATGTGGCCTTAATAGGGACTTTGTTTCTGATGCTGACCCCTTTCAGCTTCTGTCAAACTGTTATTGCTGATATGTATTATAACAATCCCTCTATTATGAAATTGATCTGTGACAACACTGCTGTTAATAATGGATATGGGTTGTTTTTATCTGTGTTCCTGCAGGGAGTATCCACCATTGTGGTAATATATACCTACATTCAAATTCTAAAGACTTGTCTGTTTAATAAGCAGACTGACACAAAAAGTAAGGCCATTCGGACCTGTGCAACACACCTGgtggtgtttattgtgtttcaaGCCACCACAATCTTCTCAGTCCTCTCTCACAGATTCAGCCAGGTGTCTCCCTACCTGCGGAGATCTGTGGGCATATCCATTTTAGTTTTTCCTCCTATTCTAAATCCACTCATATATGGTCTCAACACCAAAGAAATAAGAGATAAATTACTGTTTCTCTTTAACAGCAATAAAATTAGCTGcagaaaatga
- the LOC136667933 gene encoding olfactory receptor 52L1-like, whose amino-acid sequence MQSNSSSISLLLGMESLDIPQTGILPTFIMGVIAYCLILSCNLTILLTIALDHNLHKPMYILLFNLPINDLMGATALFPQLIATIHLQNRSISLPACVFQALVVHLYCGGALIILTVMAYDRYVAICQPLSYHAIMTPGNLKRMIVGIWVTDVALVGTLFLMLTPFSFCQTVIADMYCNNPSILKLICDNTTVNNLYGLVVTALLQGVSTIVVIYTYIQILKTCLFNKQTDTKSKAIRTCATHLVVFIVFQATTTFSVLSHRFSQVSPYLRRSVGISILVFPPILNPLIYGLNTKEIRDKLLFLFNSNKISCRK is encoded by the coding sequence ATGCAATCAAACTCTTCTAGCATTTCTTTGCTTTTGGGCATGGAATCTCTGGACATCCCTCAAACTGGTATCTTGCCCACTTTCATCATGGGGGTCATTGCCTACTGTTTAATCCTCTCCTGCAACCTCACAATTTTGCTGACCATAGCTCTGGACCACAATCTCCACAAGCCTATGTACATTCTTCTTTTCAATCTGCCAATCAATGATTTGATGGGAGCGACAGCTCTCTTTCCACAGCTCATTGCCACCATCCACTTGCAGAACCGCAGCATCTCCCTCCCAGCATGTGTGTTCCAGGCTTTGGTGGTTCACCTCTACTGCGGTGGAGCTCTCATCATCCTTACTGTCATGGCTTATGATCGCTATGTAGCCATCTGCCAGCCATTGAGTTACCATGCTATTATGACCCCTGGCAACTTGAAGAGGATGATTGTGGGCATATGGGTTACTGATGTGGCCTTAGTAGGGACTTTGTTTCTGATGCTGACCCCTTTCAGCTTCTGTCAAACTGTTATTGCTGATATGTATTGTAACAATCCCTCTATTTTGAAATTGATCTGTGACAACACCACTGTAAATAATCTGTATGGGCTGGTTGTGACTGCATTACTGCAGGGAGTATCCACCATTGTGGTAATATATACCTACATTCAAATTCTAAAGACTTGTCTGTTTAATAAGCAGACTGACACAAAAAGTAAGGCCATTAGGACCTGTGCAACACACCTGgtggtgtttattgtgtttcaaGCCACCACAACTTTCTCAGTCCTGTCTCACAGATTCAGTCAGGTGTCTCCCTACCTGCGGAGATCTGTGGGCATATCCATTTTAGTCTTTCCTCCCATTCTAAATCCACTCATATACGGTCTCAACACCAAAGAAATAAGAGATAAATTACTGTTTCTCTTTAACAGCAATAAAATTAGCTGCAGAAAATGA